The window AGTGTAACTAAGAATtgccattatctctaatcaaaaTGCAGATCAAAACTGAAACATATTTGTACACGGTACACAAATCTTTGTTTTTTTGGTGTCAGTTTTAATTTCCCTCATTTCTGCTTTctgttgtccctttgtttcttGCTGAGATATTGTTCTACACATTCAAGTCACCAGTCTGGTCATTGCTTCTAGGAGTCTCAACCATGAGTATTGCTAGACTCAATGAGCTGTGGATAGGAAATCATTCTTTATATCTGTCACCTTCCCAGCCCGTCAAGACtcttgaggaaaaaaaacacatgcacCACCTTTTCAAGTTCAGTGTTCCAGATCCCAATAACTCTGTGTAAAATCAATTTGTCCTGCCAACCTTTGAGGCCTTTTGCCAATGACTTTAAATTTCTGACTTCTGGCTATTGGCCTGATCAGTGGAGGGAATAGCTTTTTCCTTGGTCTATTTCATGAAATCCTCAAAATCTTGGAAAACCTCTAATAGGTCAGTTCTTAGCCTTCACTGTTCCAAGAAGAACAAACCCAATTTTTCCAACCATTATTTGTAACTGAAGTCCCACATCCTTACATCAACCTTTCTTCAgttctcctccctctctcttgaGTAAGCAACTCTTCAATTTCTGTCTACATCATCATCATTGGCAGTCCCTCACAGATGagaatgactctcttccactctaaGTCCATAGGTGTTTATATAGACTAAGGTGTCTTCTGCAGGCTCTGTAATACTTGGGGAAGAAGGTGGTTGAGGGAATGGGTGGGTGGGCATTGGTGTGGCAGGACACTCCTTTCGCTGCTTTTGCCTGgctttcacattttcccaaaggCAAGTCTTGAGATGCTCAACACCTTCCAGgttgctcctcctccactttggacagcCTTGGGCCACTGATTCCCATGAGTCTGTGGAAATACGGGACTTCAGTGAGGACTTGAGGGTATCACTTAAgagcttcctctgtccacctggggctcaccCTCGCAGCGAAGTGTAAGTCCAGCGTTTTATAAGCCACTCCCCAACCAAGAATTCTTTAAACAGTTTTTGACCTTTCAATGTTTAACCCTTTAACAAACTAAAACCCCTGCCCCTAACCATGAGTTATGTCCTGTGATCAGTAGGAAATATGAACTATgaactctccctatttattccagttccctccccccatccccctctctgatgaagggtctaggcccgaaacgtcagcttttgtgctcctgagatgctgcttggcctgctgtgttcatccagcctcacattttattatcttggaatctccagcatctgcagttcccattatctctgatactactttagAGTTACCCTTTGGTCTCACTTACGTTCACTAAGTCCTGCACGGTTTCTCCCCTCGAGTActttttcagtttccttttcaaTGTTAGTATTAAATATAGTTTTTATGAAGTAGCTCAATCCAAATCCCGTAACACACTGAATCTCCTCATCATGCCCTCTTAAGATTTTACTAATTATTTTAGATCTTTGCCACGTGTTATCTCATTCTCTCCTACCGAAAACAGTTTTTCATTACCTGTATTCAGTCAGCTCATGCATATTATAACACTCCTCTAAAAACTGGTTAGGACACTGTTCTCCCGTTACTCTATATCAACGTCTGTCATTTCAGTTTTCGAATTAAGCTTTCGTTGAAAAATGCACGTAGTTCTTCAAAGTTGTTGCTCATTAATTAAAGAAGGGGCAGGTGTTTTCCGACTGTTGTTAGGATAATTGGAATCATAACGTGTGTCGTTTATTCTACTTAAGCCAAATGATGGGGCTTATTGTTGTGGTGTAGTTGGGCGCGGAGGAGGGTTAAGCTTCCGGGAGAATGTTGCGTTCCACTGGTTGTTTTCGTTCGGTCATCTGTCCCTTCTCCGGCCGTGGCTCCTGTCAGCGGCGTTATTGTCATTTTAAACATGAAGGGCCAACGGCTGAGATAGTCTTAAGGCCGCAGGGTAAGGAAAATGAATGGATTAGACAGCAGAGACAAGACTAAATGTTGGACGCCCTAACGAAACGTACACAATTtcaccttttttttcccccttagaAAATATGTCCATCTCTTTGAAACGAATATCACTTATCCCAAATCAATTCAGGGTTTTCTTCTAAACGATGAGCGCTTCAGTCTGACTAACTTGATATATACACACAACTTCTCTCGCTTACCCACTTTCAATGGGGAGTGAGGAATTCTTTCTGAACTTTTGTCCAAAAGGTTTCGGTCCAGAAATATCTTTAAATGACTTTCAAACGAATTCTCCTTTCCGGTGGTCCTTTTCTCGTAAAACATCAGCAACTGGAATTTTCTTGGTTGCTTCACTACAATGATGAGCCTAGTCCAGTGTTACACGAAGACCTAGTCCTGTTGTAGTCACGAGTGTACCATAATTTAACAGCACGCTGCCACTGCTGTATTGAGAATGTGGTGTTGCCTCTGATTTGATAATAAATGAAGGCCCTTGTTATTATGTAAAATATTCTATAGCACTATTTTGACGAGAAGGTGAATTCTTTCCTAAAAGCCTGCTCAGTCATCTCTCAACCAACCCAACTGAATCTGGTGGTCACCTCACTAAAAGTTTGTGTAAATAGACTGCTGTTTTTCCTACCTTTTACAACATTTTTGAAAGTAAAATACCATGGAATGTCATGACAGATGCTATATAAGCAAAAATCTTTTATTCagttgtgtcttttttttaatgttctctGATCAGATGTCTAATTGTATATTATGCAATTCTTGACAGTGTATTAGTGCAACATTGTGATTTATTTCCCTGTAATTTCAAATGAAGGGAGAGATTTTTCTGTAATTTGTGTATATTTTATTTAAATACTTCTTTTGCTTGACTCCTAAGGGATGGTACCTTAAAGATTATTGTCAATGATGTAAATTATGACCTTGTGTGGTAGTACTGATGTGTGTTGTACAGTCAAAAGGGTGAAACTCAGGTGGAGGGATATTGAAGGTGCACTGCAATGTTAAAGTTGGTATATTTTAGCTGAGATTAGAGAGAATTGATGGGACCTCTATTTATTGAATCGAAATGATTTTGTTGTGTTATTTTAAAAGTCAGTTTGCCATGTTGTCTGGCCATCGTGTATTTTCTAATCTGTTTAGTGTTAAGCCTGAGTTGAGCCTGTTTGAATTTTTGATGTTTTTCATCTTGTTTGTATTTTAGGTTCTGGGAAGATTCTCAGCTGTGGTGAGTAAAATGTTGCATCAAAACTAATCAAATAAGACTAGAAAACTTCTTGTGAAGACATCATAATATTTATAAACCTATATCTGTATCGATGTAAACCAATGAGCTGAAATTTACCACCCTGGTGTTCATAAGAAGCATCAAATAGCTGATTCACCCCTGTTTGTTTGAATATATCTACGATGATTTCAATACTGGGTATTATCAACTGGTATACTGATTAGGAATATTGACTTATTTCATTTGCCAATCTCTTATTTGAATTTCTTACCAAATGAAATAGTGATAATACCTTTTGATGTTTAGTTACAACTGCAGCATGAATTTGATTTTACTTATCTCGGGATTCTGTTTTTTTAGTTATtaattgtggaagcaggccatttggcccatttcggTCTAGCTATTTGATAATGAGTCCATGAAAACAATTGAATTGGTAAAGACGTTTTTAACAGTAAATCATTTTTGCTAAGCTTTTGCATTGTGAGAAGAGTTTTATTTGATTTTCATGTTTAAATTTCCATGTTACTTTTCTAATCCTGCATATATATCACCTGATACAGATGCTTCAGAGTCTACACCTCTTAATCCTTTGGAAAAGAAGTGCGATCAGCCAGTGTTACTGGAAGCGGCATGCACAGTACTAGAGTTAGAAAAGGTTAGCAAAGCAATTGAGGTAGTCAAGACTGAGGTAGAACAGCAACAGCAAAAGTTAATGATGTACAAGTCTACCTTGAAATGTCAACATTACAACTCTCAAACTCCAACCAGTAGCACAACGAGCTGTGGATCTTTGAATATCGGTGCAATAAATACTTTAATACCCACAACAACAAACTCTACCTCTGCATTTGTACGTGAAATACAAGATATTCACTTAAATAGTGAGGCATGTAATCCAGTAATGGTACCTAACTGTTCTTTAAATGCACGTAGAGTTGATTCCTTAACTGAAGCTACTAAAATGGATATAATCCAGGAGATGCCCACGACTAGTTCAAAGAATATTGACTCAGTTTTGAATAAATACGTGATTGATTGTAAAAAGCCATGTACTGATTTAGAATATGATCCATTGGTAAACTATTCATCCAATATGAAGCAGAATCCGAAGAAAGATTACATTGAGGAAAAACAGGAATTTAAGATGGTTGAACAAAGTCCTGAAACGAAATTCTCTCTGGCAACCCAAACAGCAAGGCATTGTCAGCCCTTTGAAGAAGAGTTGAGCTCTGATGATGAACTTGTCATTGATGTGCCAGAGTTGCCTCCACTCACTCAAAATCCTCCAGTCCACAGAAGTTGTGAAATGAAAGGAAATGATACCAATGTTTTAACTCTCGGCTTAATCCGTAAAGTACGGCAACCAAGAATTGCTCAGTCCGCTGACTTCTTGTTGGATGCGGGAAGATTGGACAATTCATTTGCTAGAAACTTCATGGCAGAAAATAGCAGCAAGAGGGAACTGAAAACTGGTAGTTTGCAAAGAGAAATTTGTGACTTAATTGAGAGTAACAAAGTGTCCAATGTAACACATGATCAGATAGATATGGTTGGTAAACACCTTGATGTTTCAAAGCATAGTTCCAAAACCAAAGTAATGGAAGGACCATTGAAACCAGATCTGGTTGAAGGAGATTCTGTTCCTCTTGTCAATGCTGATGGTGCTAAATTGTCAAATCAGAAAGGTAGAAGTTTGTGTGAATCTCTAAAATTAAAAGTGAATGTGCAAAAATATGAAACTGAAGagcaaaattcaatcaatttgaaCAGTTTGAAAAGATTGAGTGACAAAGCACCTCTGTTTGAAAGCAATATTGCATCACTCAAACTTGAGAAACATGGGCCACCCTCTGCAATAACACATGATAGACCAGAGACTGCAAACAATAGCAGATGCACCAATAAATTGGAAACTAGGCAGAGTACTGACCAACAAAGACCAAAGGCGCACAGCCAAGATGACCATTTTGGTAATGAAAAGCAGGCTGAAAGTCTTCAAATGACAAGTGATAAGGATGAAGAATCCTCACTTTCTGATGAAGATTTGAGTTCTTTAGTTTCAGACGAGTTGGACTTCTCTGAATCGGACCCAATGGAAGAGTGCTTGAGGATTTTTAATGAATCTGCAAAACAGGAAACTAAAGAGAGCGAGATGGATGCTGAACAGGTATGTTTCCACGATATGTTTGCGGTGGATTTGTGTGGAAGAAGGGTGGAAAACTAAAATGATTGAGCAAGTATTTAATAAGATATTCCACATCAATGAATGGGGCACAGCCAAAGTATTTCAGTTGGTCAGTAATCCTTTGATTGAAAGTCACACCTATGTAATTGGCCAGATTATCATTAGAATAGAAAAAGTACACAACAATAATGTAGGTCTGTAtctgttacttgctgcaggaattAAAAATATAACTTTGAGGAACATTAATTACCAGACTTCATTTCCACATGCTTGTGCACTGATCTTCACTAACTAAGCCTCATTCTGCATGCATAAGTCCAGGCTCCTCAAATCCatattgaatttaaatcttgaatttgaattttcaaaGACAAGTTGGAAAAAGTGTGTTGCTCAGGAAAGCAATTTAATAAGATCTCTCTCTTTTTGAGATGATTGAAATCTAGCACCTGTGGTTTAGATATTTGAAGTGTTTTGTATCAGGTTATTACAGTGTGTGCCTTTTAAGAGGGATAATTTTTTTAACACTTTAAGCTTTTGTGCACTGTTTGTAACAGATAATGGACATGGTGCTGTACTCGTGTAAAACTTCTGACTTGTACTAAGTCTGATCAATTgcccctgtgctcactgacctacatttcGCTTCTTTTGCTACCAATCTTTCATATTTCTCATCCTAGCGGTCAAATCTTTCCATCGGTTCACCCTGCCCACTCCTTTTCAAAATGAGCCTGGACTCTGACCTTTTGTGCACACCTCTGTGTTTGTTGCATTTTACTTTTGCTCCACTAGAGGTAGCCTTTAACTGCCTAATCCTAAGCATTGACATTCTGTATCTCTACTGTTGCAATATACTCTTGAGCAAAAGCTTGTTCAAATAAGTTGTTTTTCAGTTGCCCTAAATACCGATATCAAATGCTAAGATTCATGTGAAGTGCCTTAGGTCATATTAGCACCTTCAAAAATGTACTAAATAAATACAATTCTTGTATAAGAGATGGCTTCTGCAGAATTTTTCTTAACTGTATTAGAGACAACTATACTATGCAAAGCCTGtttttattcaaatatttttatCACCTATGTTTACAGTCAGTTTTGGTGATGGTGAGTATTTTGGCTAATTTTGAAAATCCTTTATATATTAGGATTAAGACCCATTTTACTGCTTGGTTGAAATAATCACTATTTGGCCTGATCTAAAAATGGTTTCAAGCACTAATTTGTGGATTTAGAATTTTTAGCTTTATTGGTTGAATGGCTGCTGCCTTCAGTTTAACAATTGTGACTGTCTTAGGTGAGTTTAGAATACCTTTTTACTTTCTGTCTAATTTTCTTACTGTCTGAATCTATTTGACGGATGTCAGTTGCTTCTAGGGGTTTCCTGAGTGTTAACTAAAGCAATTA of the Stegostoma tigrinum isolate sSteTig4 chromosome 3, sSteTig4.hap1, whole genome shotgun sequence genome contains:
- the LOC125450697 gene encoding RNA exonuclease 1 homolog, which codes for MLRSTGCFRSVICPFSGRGSCQRRYCHFKHEGPTAEIVLRPQGSGKILSCDASESTPLNPLEKKCDQPVLLEAACTVLELEKVSKAIEVVKTEVEQQQQKLMMYKSTLKCQHYNSQTPTSSTTSCGSLNIGAINTLIPTTTNSTSAFVREIQDIHLNSEACNPVMVPNCSLNARRVDSLTEATKMDIIQEMPTTSSKNIDSVLNKYVIDCKKPCTDLEYDPLVNYSSNMKQNPKKDYIEEKQEFKMVEQSPETKFSLATQTARHCQPFEEELSSDDELVIDVPELPPLTQNPPVHRSCEMKGNDTNVLTLGLIRKVRQPRIAQSADFLLDAGRLDNSFARNFMAENSSKRELKTGSLQREICDLIESNKVSNVTHDQIDMVGKHLDVSKHSSKTKVMEGPLKPDLVEGDSVPLVNADGAKLSNQKGRSLCESLKLKVNVQKYETEEQNSINLNSLKRLSDKAPLFESNIASLKLEKHGPPSAITHDRPETANNSRCTNKLETRQSTDQQRPKAHSQDDHFGNEKQAESLQMTSDKDEESSLSDEDLSSLVSDELDFSESDPMEECLRIFNESAKQETKESEMDAEQNALSKTYENIQDSGIAGSTSTKQKRRIAHVAKFKGKSSFNRIIVPQALPLPKQLCHNRIKMVQQQAVQLMANVKSAQVYKATVSKPSGQKRLITKGSKPQPISAARAGQRKGVTPNVTLIQWIECFCYLSLTVGLPLVSQSSFRKGPSSHSSSSCNVSSKEQIVSSSTSKTPHTVSPLGSTSQVPAPQRANSKRGAKVSNNVRKQYLGFFIEEFLKTCSSRQAAVKKALSEEKVIFERSTSKFMYLNVAVQALKILKNPTNQAPVTSDAHQSTKKKRLSSGTTLEGAALYSVLKSYVLTEGQLKENGYPQRDPENPGIALLFNGEANKYIADSLIQVCCRCGRPFSVTPDGSYISKEECSHHWGRTIKRQVPGGWDARYSCCGGSLGSDGCQLAKLHVYNRKENLNGFVKTPLKLLPLDGNPGVYAVNSELCYTKQGGALSRVSVINANLEVVYDVFVKPDNEVIDFNTRFSGVTREDVMNAKTSLADVQLALLAMLSADTILIGHSLDKDLLALKLIHSMVIDVSVVFPHSLGLPHKRALRNLIAEYLGHTIPDNVEGSDKASACMELMKWRVKEDAKGRKW